The Romeriopsis navalis LEGE 11480 sequence TGGTGGCGGGCTGATCGCCGGTAGCGCGATCGCGTCGCGACAGCTCCTGCCCCAGTGCGAAATCATTGGGGTCGAGCCGAAAAAAGCCGATGATGCGACGCGATCGTTTAACAGCCGCACATTGCAGCGGGTTGAGCATCCTAATACGATCGCTGATGGTGCGCGCACGAATTGCCTCGGCGAACTGACATTTCCGCTGATCTTGGCCAATGTCGACTATATGGTCACAGTTTCTGATGCTGCGATCGTTCGGTCGATGATGTATCTCTGGGAACGGCTGAAGATCGTCGTGGAACCAACCGGAGCATTGGCGGCCACAGCGTTACTCGAAGGAATTATGTCAATGCCCGGAGCCCGCATTGGCGTGATTATTAGCGGCGGCAATGTGGACTTGAAGCAGGCCGGAAAACTGTTTGCCCAAGCGAATCCCAAAAAGCCAAAATTCAACACAAAATTACCCCTGACCTGGGAGATGTCATGATGCCGGCCATCCCCAGGGTTGGCGTTGCCGCTGAATCAGGCTAGTTGTGGTGCCGATCGAAGCGCACTATTGCACCTGAAATTTGTTCTGTTCTTCGTCCACTTTCGGTAAGCCCATACTGTAGTTGACCGTGCGACAGTTGAGGTTGTAGGACACCTCACCTTTCATCAGCATCGATCGCACTAAATGCTCCAAGTCAGACCCAATGCGGCGCAAGTTATAGTCAGTCAACTCGGCGCCACTAAAGCTCTCGACTAATTCGTCAAATTTCCGATAAATCTTCTGAATTGCATCATCAGGCCAGATCAGCTCATTATCCGGGTCAATATCGAGGGTTAAGACCGAATCACTGGGGACTAACTCGTTATCCTTCACCTCAGCGGAGAAGATATGGATATGACGGGTTGTAGACTTGGACATCATAGGACGAATCGCTGGCAGGTCAGTTAAACGGCTAAGGTAGAAAATCCTTAATGATTATTGTAAAGCCCCAGGCTCAATAACGACCGATCACATCGCTAAATCCCCGCTATATCTTTGCCCATGACTGATGCCCTGAAGCTGCTGTTTATCCGTCACGCCCAATCGACCGGGAATCTCGAACGTCGAATGCAGGGGCATGGGGACTATCCATTGACTAATCGTGGGCGATCGCAGACGCGCCAGTTGGCTGAGCGGCTCCGAACGGAGAATTGTGTGCCGACCGCGATCTATACCAGCCCGCTCAAACGCACTGTTCAAACAGCGGAAATTCTGTGTAATGCCTTTGCCTCAGAGCGGCTAGTCGAGTTTTCAGTGCACTATGTGCCGGAGTTAGCCGAATTTCAGAATGGTGTTTTTCAGGGCTTAACCTGGGACGAAGCGAAGGCGCAGTATCCTGACCTGTGCCATCAGTTGGAAACCCATCACGATTGGATTGCGATTCCTGAAGCCGAAACGTTGCAAGATGCCCGCGATCGCGCTCAAACAATCCTCAATCACATTCTGACGAACTATCAGAATGGTGATTGTGTCTGGCTTGTCAGCCACAGTTGGATTATGCAGCATTTGATTTCGGAACTGTTGGGTAGCCCGCGCTCATGGCGACTAAGGGTGCAGAATACGGCGATTTTTGAGTTTTGGATTGATCAGTCGCGCTGGCATCGATCGGATATCAATCAACTCAATACAGATCTATGGCAGATAGTTCGATTTAATGATGTGAGTCATCTTGATTGTGACTAATTTGGTCATCGACCTCTTTGGATCCGCAAAATCGCTATTATGGGAGGCGGCTGATTTGTTTGTCCCGGTTACAGACTCGGTTTGATTTGTTCATTGTTATTTTGATGTGAGAGCAGTTCCTATGGTCGCCAATGCTGTGAATGAAAGTTTAAGACAGGCTTATC is a genomic window containing:
- a CDS encoding NAD(P)H-quinone oxidoreductase subunit M, which gives rise to MMSKSTTRHIHIFSAEVKDNELVPSDSVLTLDIDPDNELIWPDDAIQKIYRKFDELVESFSGAELTDYNLRRIGSDLEHLVRSMLMKGEVSYNLNCRTVNYSMGLPKVDEEQNKFQVQ
- a CDS encoding histidine phosphatase family protein codes for the protein MTDALKLLFIRHAQSTGNLERRMQGHGDYPLTNRGRSQTRQLAERLRTENCVPTAIYTSPLKRTVQTAEILCNAFASERLVEFSVHYVPELAEFQNGVFQGLTWDEAKAQYPDLCHQLETHHDWIAIPEAETLQDARDRAQTILNHILTNYQNGDCVWLVSHSWIMQHLISELLGSPRSWRLRVQNTAIFEFWIDQSRWHRSDINQLNTDLWQIVRFNDVSHLDCD